One window of the Halobacillus litoralis genome contains the following:
- a CDS encoding ribonucleotide-diphosphate reductase subunit beta — METIQKRKLVDHEAPNASTGIINGKSSNVLNWDHTRFAWAYPMYKNMLSNFWIPNEINMSNDLKQWPELSEKEQASFKKIIGLLAFLDSIQTDYSGKIADYLTDSSLSALMQVLAFQEVVHNQSYSYVLSSLVDQGEQERIFEYWKHDEVLLERNQFITDGYQEFDENPSIDTFLRSIVYDVVLEGLFFYAGFAFFYNLARNNKMVSTSTMINYINRDEQIHVNLFSRIFKETLNENPELDREMYLTFVTETFTKAAELEIKWAHHIIGEQFPGIPITDLEDYIRFMANTRSRQLGAEKPFPSYKKNPLKWIRAYQEVDEGKSDFFEQKSRQYTKVSDSNGFDDL; from the coding sequence ATGGAGACGATACAAAAACGGAAATTAGTCGACCACGAAGCTCCGAACGCATCTACAGGAATAATTAACGGAAAAAGCTCGAACGTGCTGAATTGGGATCATACTCGTTTTGCTTGGGCCTATCCGATGTATAAAAACATGCTTTCCAACTTTTGGATTCCGAATGAAATCAATATGAGCAATGACTTGAAACAATGGCCGGAGCTCTCTGAAAAAGAACAAGCGTCATTTAAAAAAATAATCGGACTGCTCGCTTTTCTCGATTCCATTCAAACAGATTACTCAGGTAAAATTGCTGATTATTTAACGGACTCGAGCCTTTCTGCTTTGATGCAAGTACTCGCTTTTCAGGAAGTCGTCCATAACCAATCTTATTCCTATGTTCTCTCCTCTCTGGTGGACCAAGGTGAACAAGAGAGAATTTTCGAGTACTGGAAGCATGATGAAGTTCTGTTGGAGAGAAATCAATTCATTACAGATGGCTACCAGGAATTCGATGAAAATCCATCGATTGATACATTCCTGCGCTCGATTGTCTATGATGTTGTATTAGAAGGATTGTTCTTTTACGCTGGCTTCGCTTTTTTCTACAATTTGGCCAGGAACAATAAGATGGTCTCAACAAGCACAATGATCAACTATATCAATAGAGATGAACAAATACACGTGAATTTATTTTCAAGGATTTTCAAAGAAACATTGAATGAAAACCCAGAGTTAGACCGTGAAATGTATCTGACATTCGTAACAGAAACATTCACAAAAGCGGCGGAACTTGAAATCAAATGGGCCCATCACATCATTGGTGAGCAGTTCCCCGGAATCCCGATCACGGACCTAGAAGATTACATCCGGTTCATGGCTAATACGAGAAGCCGTCAGTTAGGTGCAGAAAAACCTTTTCCTTCTTATAAAAAGAACCCATTAAAATGGATACGCGCCTACCAGGAAGTGGATGAAGGGAAATCCGACTTCTTTGAGCAAAAATCCAGACAATATACGAAAGTATCTGACAGTAACGGATTTGACGACTTATAA
- a CDS encoding uracil-DNA glycosylase: MEWPEELINDAKKRMEPYNVEGFVLGKGNEEGDIMIVGEAPGENEAVKGVPFIGRAGDELDKQLSYVGLDREDVYITSVVRSRPYKWVETNKKGSGGKRKGNRKPNQKEIMAHAPLLDYQIQQMKPEVIIALGGVAYERLTGSKGKISEVLGKVIQTPVMKSSTSQGWEKTEESFTIIPLYHPAAVFYNPKIKEDIYESLDHFKNYLEKKEESRRA; encoded by the coding sequence ATGGAGTGGCCGGAAGAATTGATCAACGATGCCAAGAAAAGAATGGAGCCTTACAATGTAGAAGGTTTTGTGCTTGGAAAAGGAAATGAAGAAGGAGATATTATGATCGTGGGAGAAGCTCCTGGTGAAAACGAGGCAGTAAAAGGTGTGCCCTTTATAGGCAGAGCCGGAGACGAATTGGATAAGCAGTTGTCTTACGTCGGTTTGGATAGAGAAGATGTCTATATTACGAGTGTAGTCAGAAGCAGGCCTTATAAATGGGTGGAAACGAATAAAAAAGGAAGTGGTGGAAAGAGGAAAGGCAACCGAAAACCCAACCAGAAAGAAATTATGGCCCATGCTCCGCTTTTGGATTATCAGATTCAGCAGATGAAGCCTGAAGTCATTATCGCATTAGGAGGAGTTGCTTATGAACGATTGACGGGGAGTAAAGGCAAAATCAGTGAAGTGCTCGGTAAAGTTATCCAGACCCCTGTCATGAAAAGTTCAACCAGCCAGGGATGGGAAAAGACTGAGGAATCGTTTACAATCATCCCCTTATACCATCCGGCGGCTGTCTTTTACAACCCCAAGATAAAAGAAGACATCTATGAATCTTTAGATCATTTTAAAAATTATTTGGAGAAAAAAGAAGAAAGCCGCAGGGCATAG
- a CDS encoding ribonucleoside-diphosphate reductase subunit alpha: MSVLTKETHWKEKMTKWKNDYPKLELQRLIDKLPDLGFAQLNEAEQSKTLILECLAEVDETEPGWTFVASRILLEQMYEEAVMNRNTNEPYQDFFGLIERLINEEIYSTNLLTYYTKAEIDELSFAIDPECDRQFTYIGLKTLSDRYIARSKKGEFYELPQERFMIIAMVLMSQEETHKRIDLVKEAYWALSHLYMTVATPTLANAGKRYGQLSSCFIDTVDDSLQSIYDSNTDIANLSKHGGGIGVYLGKIRSRGSDIRGFKGVSSGVIPWMKQLNNTAVSVDQLGQRQGAIAVYLDVWHKDIFPFLDSRLNNGDERQRTHDLFTGVSIPDLFMETVEKREDWYLFDPHEVREVMGFSLEDHFDEERGKGSFREKYFQCVDHPALSKTTVPAIEIMKRIMVGQLETGTPYMFYRDEVNRMNPNHHVGMIYCSNLCTEIAQNQSPTTQNEQYVEDGKIITVQTPGEFVVCNLSSINLGKAVPEGVLKRLIPIQVRMLDNVIEQNTIPVLQAQLTNQNYRGVGLGTFGWAHLLAKKKIAWESEEALDYTKEVYEAIAYYAIEASSDLAVEKGSYPLFEGSDWQNGDFFVKRTFDQYGSWNWKALKDKVARDGMRNGYLLAVAPNSSTSLIAGSTASIDPIFKKFYSEEKKDYKIPVTAPDLNHETYGYYKSAYEIDQHTSIHQNSIRQKFIDQSISFNIYVTNTIQAKELLAIHLDAWKKGLKTTYYTRSTSSQGEYDDCESCSS, translated from the coding sequence ATGAGTGTACTTACGAAAGAGACCCATTGGAAGGAAAAAATGACCAAGTGGAAGAATGATTATCCGAAACTTGAACTCCAGCGACTCATTGATAAATTACCCGACCTGGGATTTGCGCAATTGAACGAAGCAGAACAGTCAAAAACTTTAATCCTGGAATGCCTGGCCGAAGTGGATGAAACTGAACCTGGCTGGACCTTCGTCGCTAGTCGTATTCTGCTTGAACAAATGTATGAAGAGGCCGTCATGAACAGAAACACAAACGAACCTTATCAAGATTTTTTTGGTTTGATTGAACGTTTGATCAATGAAGAAATTTACTCCACGAATCTTCTTACATACTACACAAAAGCGGAAATTGATGAACTTTCCTTTGCGATCGACCCGGAATGCGACCGTCAATTCACTTATATCGGTTTGAAGACACTGAGTGACAGATACATCGCCCGTAGTAAGAAGGGGGAATTTTATGAACTTCCCCAGGAGAGGTTTATGATCATAGCCATGGTCCTCATGTCTCAAGAAGAAACACACAAACGAATCGACTTAGTGAAAGAAGCTTATTGGGCGCTGAGTCATTTGTATATGACTGTAGCTACCCCCACTCTTGCAAACGCCGGAAAAAGGTACGGACAGCTAAGCTCCTGCTTTATTGATACCGTCGATGACAGCTTACAATCGATTTATGACAGCAACACAGATATCGCTAATTTAAGTAAACATGGAGGCGGAATCGGTGTTTACTTAGGTAAAATCAGAAGTCGTGGCAGCGACATACGCGGTTTCAAGGGTGTTTCTTCAGGAGTGATCCCTTGGATGAAGCAATTGAATAATACGGCTGTAAGCGTAGATCAACTCGGTCAACGTCAGGGGGCCATTGCTGTTTATTTAGATGTCTGGCATAAAGATATTTTCCCATTTTTAGATAGTCGGTTGAACAATGGGGACGAACGGCAGCGTACCCATGATTTATTTACTGGAGTTTCTATCCCTGATTTGTTCATGGAGACTGTAGAAAAACGCGAAGATTGGTATTTATTCGATCCTCATGAAGTTAGAGAAGTGATGGGTTTTTCATTGGAAGATCATTTTGATGAAGAACGCGGCAAAGGATCTTTTCGGGAAAAGTATTTTCAGTGTGTCGACCACCCTGCCCTATCAAAAACAACCGTGCCAGCCATCGAGATCATGAAGAGAATTATGGTCGGCCAGCTCGAAACAGGTACACCATATATGTTTTACAGAGATGAAGTAAACCGAATGAATCCTAACCACCACGTGGGTATGATCTACTGCAGCAATCTTTGTACAGAAATCGCTCAAAACCAAAGCCCGACTACCCAAAACGAACAATACGTGGAAGATGGAAAGATAATCACCGTCCAAACACCAGGTGAATTCGTCGTCTGTAATTTATCAAGTATCAACTTAGGAAAAGCGGTACCAGAAGGTGTATTAAAGCGACTGATACCGATACAAGTCCGCATGCTTGATAATGTTATTGAACAAAATACGATCCCTGTGCTTCAAGCCCAATTGACGAACCAAAACTACCGCGGCGTGGGACTTGGTACATTCGGGTGGGCCCACTTGCTTGCGAAAAAGAAAATCGCCTGGGAATCAGAAGAGGCACTGGACTATACGAAAGAAGTGTATGAGGCTATCGCTTATTATGCGATTGAAGCAAGCAGTGATTTGGCCGTTGAAAAAGGCAGTTACCCCCTTTTCGAAGGATCCGACTGGCAAAATGGGGATTTTTTTGTTAAACGAACGTTTGACCAATACGGTTCATGGAACTGGAAAGCCTTAAAAGACAAGGTTGCTCGGGACGGTATGAGAAATGGCTACCTTCTTGCGGTGGCTCCAAACTCCAGTACATCTTTAATTGCAGGCAGCACAGCCAGCATTGACCCAATCTTTAAGAAGTTTTATTCCGAAGAGAAAAAAGACTACAAGATTCCCGTCACCGCCCCTGACTTGAATCATGAAACGTATGGCTACTATAAATCAGCATATGAGATCGACCAGCATACGAGTATCCATCAAAATAGCATACGCCAAAAATTCATTGATCAATCAATCTCTTTCAATATCTATGTAACGAACACGATCCAGGCAAAAGAATTATTAGCTATCCATTTGGATGCTTGGAAAAAAGGCTTAAAAACGACTTATTATACCAGGTCCACGTCAAGTCAAGGCGAGTATGACGACTGCGAAAGTTGCTCATCATAA
- a CDS encoding pyridoxamine 5'-phosphate oxidase family protein — translation MNQEQLKKKIYNIMDQHTVGTLATVKDQKPHSRFMTFFNDDEFTFYTPTNKETHKAEEIEANPHVHILIGYEGDGYGDSYLEVEGQAKIRDDQKIKDWLWSERMERWFTGKGDPDYIVLEVMPENIRLMNADGDTPETLDL, via the coding sequence TTGAATCAAGAACAATTGAAAAAGAAAATTTATAACATCATGGATCAACACACTGTAGGAACGCTTGCGACTGTCAAAGATCAGAAGCCACATTCTCGCTTCATGACGTTTTTCAATGATGATGAATTTACTTTCTACACGCCAACCAATAAAGAAACACATAAAGCGGAAGAAATTGAAGCGAATCCTCATGTCCATATCCTTATCGGTTATGAAGGGGATGGGTACGGAGACAGCTATTTGGAAGTCGAAGGACAAGCAAAAATTCGAGATGATCAAAAAATCAAAGATTGGCTTTGGTCTGAGCGAATGGAACGCTGGTTCACTGGAAAAGGAGACCCTGACTACATCGTTCTTGAGGTCATGCCGGAAAATATCCGTTTGATGAATGCTGATGGAGATACACCAGAAACCTTAGATTTGTAA
- a CDS encoding alpha/beta fold hydrolase, with translation MISANKSIMKWLSLLVGSILIGLIFFMINSKSSSSEPIDKEEMTPTLFIHGYKGGPRSFQTMIDRMQSLEWGKKQMVIYVASDGDLTIQGGIQQSRTPFIQVLFENNRASINSQTHWLEGIMQRLKYDYEIQQVNIIGHSMGGLISANYLLNAQEFTAPKVEKLAVIASPFKGISKEGYFKSNYGEATTDLQPKSEALVQMIEKKNQFPPHVDVLAIAGIINKEAPEQLHWDGLVHASSVKGLQDIVPFGQYQEEMVYNKQASHSGLHELAEVDLLLGKFLWEQQN, from the coding sequence ATGATTTCAGCAAATAAATCGATAATGAAATGGCTCTCTCTTCTGGTAGGTTCCATTCTAATCGGGTTGATTTTCTTTATGATCAATTCCAAATCCAGCAGCTCAGAACCTATTGATAAAGAGGAAATGACCCCGACCCTCTTTATCCACGGATACAAAGGAGGTCCTAGAAGCTTCCAAACGATGATTGACCGGATGCAAAGCCTGGAATGGGGGAAAAAGCAGATGGTTATTTATGTAGCATCAGACGGCGACCTAACCATTCAAGGTGGTATCCAACAATCCAGAACCCCATTCATTCAAGTGTTGTTTGAGAACAACCGGGCCAGCATTAATAGCCAAACGCATTGGCTTGAAGGTATCATGCAGCGGTTGAAATATGACTACGAAATACAGCAAGTAAATATCATCGGACATTCAATGGGTGGATTAATTTCTGCCAATTACCTTTTGAACGCTCAAGAATTCACAGCTCCTAAAGTCGAAAAACTGGCCGTTATCGCAAGCCCGTTCAAAGGCATTAGCAAAGAAGGATATTTTAAATCAAACTATGGAGAAGCAACCACAGACTTACAGCCAAAATCAGAAGCATTAGTACAGATGATTGAAAAAAAGAATCAATTCCCTCCCCATGTTGATGTACTGGCCATAGCAGGCATCATCAACAAAGAAGCCCCAGAACAACTCCATTGGGATGGACTTGTCCACGCATCAAGTGTAAAAGGATTACAGGATATTGTCCCATTCGGCCAATATCAAGAAGAAATGGTTTATAACAAACAAGCATCACATTCAGGGCTCCATGAGCTAGCTGAAGTAGACCTTCTGCTCGGTAAATTTCTTTGGGAACAGCAAAACTAA
- a CDS encoding sigma-70 family RNA polymerase sigma factor: MIRKQRSQPSTYEPEVQAEKRLEMWIQEYGHDLKWLAYSYVKDYSTAEDITQETFIKAYQKYSTFKQESLIKTWLYKITINLCKDHLKSSYMKRVVRKGAELFRSIPSSKETPEEFLLQKDEDEALLGQVLKLEDKYREIIILYYFEEFDIKDLAQVLNTSPNTVKTRLRRARQLLQERLTAEGSSQSE, encoded by the coding sequence TTGATACGAAAACAACGATCACAACCTTCTACATATGAACCCGAAGTTCAAGCGGAAAAAAGATTAGAAATGTGGATCCAGGAGTATGGGCATGATTTGAAATGGCTCGCGTACTCTTACGTTAAAGATTATTCCACCGCAGAGGATATCACCCAGGAAACGTTTATTAAAGCATATCAGAAATATTCGACCTTCAAACAAGAATCATTGATTAAAACTTGGTTATATAAAATCACTATCAATTTATGTAAGGATCATTTGAAAAGCTCCTACATGAAGAGAGTTGTAAGAAAAGGGGCAGAACTGTTCCGATCCATCCCCTCTTCAAAAGAAACACCGGAAGAGTTCCTTTTACAAAAGGATGAAGATGAGGCTTTATTGGGACAAGTCCTGAAATTAGAAGATAAGTATAGAGAAATCATCATTTTATACTACTTTGAAGAATTCGACATCAAAGATTTGGCGCAAGTATTGAACACAAGCCCTAACACAGTCAAGACCAGACTCCGCCGGGCACGCCAACTTCTCCAAGAACGATTGACAGCGGAAGGGAGTTCCCAAAGTGAGTGA
- a CDS encoding putative holin-like toxin — MSTYEALMIMLAFGTFIITLLALIIKMNNKN, encoded by the coding sequence ATGAGCACATATGAAGCTCTGATGATCATGTTGGCGTTTGGAACATTCATTATTACACTCCTTGCGCTCATCATCAAAATGAACAATAAAAATTAG
- a CDS encoding P-II family nitrogen regulator — translation MKKVEAIIRPEAFQTLRQNLDEIGVKGLTVSEVAGCGQQKGQEGIFRGSRFEVKLYPKVKVEMVVENHELGSIIDVIMDTCATNEVGDGKVFVSTIDEVFRIRTGETGKEALI, via the coding sequence ATGAAGAAAGTGGAAGCGATCATTCGGCCCGAAGCGTTCCAAACATTACGACAGAACCTGGATGAAATAGGTGTCAAAGGGCTGACTGTATCAGAAGTCGCAGGATGTGGACAGCAAAAAGGCCAGGAGGGGATTTTCAGAGGCAGTCGCTTCGAGGTCAAATTATATCCGAAAGTAAAAGTGGAAATGGTGGTCGAAAACCATGAACTCGGATCGATCATCGATGTCATCATGGACACTTGCGCTACCAACGAAGTGGGTGACGGAAAAGTATTTGTATCCACCATTGATGAAGTGTTCCGTATCCGCACAGGAGAAACCGGTAAAGAAGCATTAATTTAA
- a CDS encoding ammonium transporter encodes MKKIIPLFLFSILAFPMIASAETAVTAESVLQSLDMAWIMIAAFLVFFMHAGFAMVESGFTRSKNALNILMKNFMTMSIASVLYFVVGYGIMFGTSGGGIIGIDGFLLSGQEDQIGFFVFQAVFAATCATIISGAVAERIKLGSYLLLTVVMTGFIYPVVGHWVWGGGWLSELGFVDFAGSTVVHLTGALGAIVAVMFLGPRLGKYSGKTVNVIPGHNIPLGALGVFILWFGWFGFNGGSTLAADPSLVPSVIATTLLSASAGIIGSGFYSYAKFKRIDASLTLNGALAGLVGITAGTANVSLIGAIIIGLIAGVILVEAVQFLDRIARIDDPVGAIAVHGVCGIWGTLAVGFFSVEGGLFYGDGLSLLGIQAVGILAVIAWTMLTTGIVVFIIKSTVGIRVSRQEEVSGLDFSEHGSTAYESSRGIFNENYNPRVDADFGVGLLHRLDSLNNDQKPKKERTAQ; translated from the coding sequence ATGAAGAAGATTATTCCATTGTTTTTATTTTCGATTCTCGCTTTCCCTATGATTGCTAGTGCTGAAACAGCCGTGACTGCCGAATCTGTTTTGCAGTCTTTGGATATGGCCTGGATTATGATTGCAGCATTCTTAGTATTCTTCATGCACGCAGGCTTCGCCATGGTAGAATCGGGTTTTACCCGATCCAAAAACGCACTTAATATTTTGATGAAAAACTTCATGACCATGTCCATTGCTTCCGTACTTTATTTCGTTGTCGGATATGGCATTATGTTCGGAACATCTGGCGGAGGAATAATCGGAATTGATGGCTTTCTGCTAAGTGGCCAGGAAGATCAAATCGGCTTCTTTGTTTTCCAAGCCGTTTTCGCAGCCACCTGTGCCACCATCATTTCAGGTGCAGTTGCTGAACGTATCAAACTCGGTTCTTACCTTCTGCTTACCGTAGTTATGACAGGTTTCATCTACCCCGTAGTCGGTCACTGGGTCTGGGGTGGAGGTTGGTTATCCGAGCTTGGTTTTGTCGACTTTGCAGGTTCAACCGTCGTTCACTTGACAGGAGCTCTCGGTGCTATCGTTGCTGTCATGTTCTTAGGACCGCGCCTTGGTAAATATAGCGGAAAAACAGTGAACGTCATCCCGGGACATAATATCCCACTTGGTGCATTAGGTGTATTCATTCTTTGGTTCGGCTGGTTCGGTTTCAATGGAGGAAGTACATTAGCTGCTGACCCATCTCTGGTCCCTTCCGTAATCGCAACTACACTACTTTCAGCATCAGCTGGAATCATCGGTTCTGGCTTTTACTCTTATGCCAAATTCAAAAGGATTGACGCTTCTCTGACATTAAACGGTGCACTAGCTGGTCTGGTAGGTATTACAGCCGGAACTGCAAATGTTTCATTGATCGGAGCGATCATCATCGGTTTAATCGCTGGTGTCATCCTTGTCGAAGCAGTACAATTCCTTGATCGTATCGCTCGTATCGATGACCCTGTAGGTGCCATCGCCGTTCACGGTGTTTGCGGAATCTGGGGAACCTTAGCTGTCGGATTCTTTTCAGTTGAAGGTGGACTCTTCTATGGGGACGGCCTTAGCCTGCTAGGAATCCAAGCGGTAGGGATTTTAGCAGTCATCGCGTGGACAATGCTAACAACAGGCATCGTGGTTTTCATCATTAAAAGTACAGTCGGCATCCGCGTGTCCAGACAAGAAGAAGTTTCCGGACTCGATTTTTCCGAGCATGGATCTACCGCATACGAATCCAGCAGAGGAATCTTCAATGAAAACTACAACCCTCGTGTGGATGCAGATTTCGGTGTTGGATTATTGCATCGCTTAGACAGCTTGAACAACGACCAAAAACCAAAAAAAGAACGAACCGCCCAATAA
- a CDS encoding class I SAM-dependent methyltransferase, whose product MGSEFNWHEEAEKQWDDRSEMWSSKSRVMWEEGSRSTIVPFLKQHIGKGAIADLGCGDGFGSYLLFQEGFEVTGVDLSKDMIERANSRIQNEGLSFVQGDLTDLPFQSEQFDGAMAINSLEWIETPYKGLEEIKRILKPGGRLCIGLLGPTAMPRINSYRRLYGEEVICNTMMPWELRKMAEETGWKCIDGQGVYKRGVEETHLHTLDEEMKQALTFMWLFIFEKNG is encoded by the coding sequence ATGGGAAGCGAATTTAATTGGCATGAAGAAGCGGAAAAACAATGGGATGATCGTTCAGAAATGTGGAGCTCGAAAAGTCGGGTGATGTGGGAAGAAGGAAGCAGAAGTACAATCGTTCCTTTTTTAAAACAACATATAGGGAAAGGGGCTATCGCTGATTTAGGGTGTGGGGATGGTTTCGGATCCTATCTTCTCTTTCAGGAAGGGTTTGAAGTTACGGGAGTAGACCTATCAAAGGATATGATTGAACGGGCGAACTCACGTATCCAGAATGAAGGTTTATCGTTTGTTCAGGGGGATTTGACGGATTTACCATTTCAATCAGAACAATTCGATGGAGCCATGGCCATCAATTCACTTGAATGGATTGAAACCCCCTACAAAGGGCTGGAAGAAATAAAGAGGATCTTAAAACCCGGCGGCCGTCTATGTATCGGTTTGCTTGGCCCGACAGCTATGCCGAGGATTAACAGTTACCGTAGGCTTTATGGGGAAGAGGTGATCTGTAATACGATGATGCCCTGGGAATTAAGAAAAATGGCAGAGGAAACAGGGTGGAAGTGTATTGACGGTCAAGGAGTCTATAAGCGGGGGGTAGAAGAAACCCATTTACATACGCTTGATGAAGAAATGAAACAGGCTCTGACATTTATGTGGTTATTCATATTTGAGAAAAATGGATAA